The genomic window GTGCCCCGTCAGAGAATGAAGCAATCGACGGCAGTGCCTGGATGAGAAGTTCTGGATTTGCATTGGTCCAAACCTCATTCGATGAGCTGCGCGGTTTGCGAACCTATCGTCGCGGTGCCGAGCGCGGTACAATTGACCTGGAGGTTCGACGTGCCGCTGAACGTCAGCGTATCCGCGATGATTTTGGTGCAGGATGTGCTCGTGCCGTTGCCGCCACTGAAGCTGAGGTTGGCCTTTGGCAGGTAGATGGCACCGCCGAAGTTCTGTGTGCTGCCGCCGGTGAGATTGAAAGCAGTCCCGGCCGGCATATTGCGATCGCCGTACATGACGATGCCTTTCGTGGCGCCGCTGGTCGGCGCCGTCAGGTCGACGGTCGCGTTGCTGCCGATCGAAGCGGTGCCCCAGTTGCTTCCCGAGCCGGTAAACACCAGGGTTACGCCGCTGCCCGTGATGGTGGCGTTTCCAGCGACGCTCAAGCTTGCCCCGTCCAGATAATAGATGCCTGGATTAAGGTTCAGGACTGCGCCGGCATTGACCGTAATGCTGCCCGTGTAGCAGCCGGGGTCGAGCGAGGTTGTTTTTCCATTGGAGTTGACCACTATCTTGCCGTTGGTGCAACTCGGCCTCGCGGGGGGAGAGACGTTGGCGTAGGGGTCGGCGACGGGCAAAATGTGCGTCTTGACACCGTTGGTCGCCGTGATGCTGCTCGCGCCTGAGACGTCGCCAACCACTCCGACCTGATTTGCAGCGACCGAGGCGCTGCCGGCAACGTTGAGTGAGGGGCTTGCACTTGAGTTGCTGTAAAGGTTGCACTTGATCAAGTTGAGCTGGTTGCCGCCGCTGACGTTGACAGCGGGACTTGCGCTCGAGTTGAGCGCAAGTACGCAGCCTGTCCCGGAATTGGGCAGGGCGACAGATCGTGCGGTTATGAGGACAGGATCCGAGCCGAACAGGGCTGATAGCAGCCGCTGTTGCGGTTGACTCACGATGACTTCGATGGCCTGCGAATTGGATGTGTGATTGCCTGTCTTCGGCGGCTGGTTCACCGTGACCGTGACGTTGTTTGCCCCGTTCGCGTAACCGTAGTTTGCCGTAACCGCTTTGGCTTCGGACGAGGGGTCGGTCCCTGCACTCGCCGCTGTCGCAGCGCTGACCGCGCCAGAGTCAGCCGCGCTCTGCATGTTCTTATGTTTGTAGTACCACCAGCCCACTTCCGTGCCGAGCCCTGCTGTGCCGACCAGGACCGGCATCAGCAGCGCCGAAATGATCACATAGCTGCCCGACTGATCTCGGGCGAATCGTTCAAGCAGGCTAACCGCCCGCTCGCGCCGACGAGCATGTCGCTCTGGGCCGAATGGTGCATCGAACGAATGGCTGCAAAGTCTCCGGGGGTCCATGTGCGTCCTGCCCGCTTGCCACTTTTTCCCGTGGCAATGTGCTGCAGACCGACTTAAACCGGCCCCAATGGAAACGAGACAATTTTAAACATCAGCCGACATTCAGCCGGCATTCATGGCCGCGCTTCTATCGATACATCTCCGATCAGGAGAATTCGATGAAACTGCGGTCCGCGATCATTGCCGTCAGCCTCACGTGTCTGCCGGTTTTGCCCGCCCTTGCTCAGACTCCCTCGCCGCCGCCTGCGGCCGCTCCGGCAAATCCGACAGGTGCGGTGCCGGTTCCCGCGACCAAGCGCGTCACGTGCCTCGCCACGACGCAAAACCTGAAGGGACAGGATAAACGCGACCAGCTGCAGCTCTGCATGGCGCAGGCGCGGCTCGACTGCCTCAAGCAGGCGATCGATCAGAAGATCGTCGGCGAGGCCCGCAAGACTTTCATCAAGACCTGCGTGGGCGCGGATGGCACCGAGCAACAATAGCCGCAGGCGCGCGGCCTTATCCCTGCGGCTTCGGCGCGCCGGGGAAATGCCGCTGGAGCACGGCGGCGGGCGTGGCGTAGGCTTCCTGCAGATCCACGCTCCAGTATTTCAATTCGTCGAGCGGGATACGCGTGTCGGTGATCGCGCAGCGCACATAGGTCCCCGGCGAGATCACCCGGAAATCGCCGTCGAGATATTGCACCTGCGCTTCGCCATGGCCCGAGGGGCCAAACTTGTTCAGCACGGTCGAAAGTCTCCGTGGAAGGCCTCTCCGTGGAAATTCCTTGGAGGGCACGATGTGTCGGGCTGGATGTAGCATAGATAGGGTGGCTTGTCCGCCCGGTAAACCCACTGGTTTGTGATGTTTTGGCGCCGTTTCCGCGTGGTAGTGCTTGGACGAAGGGTCTTGACGCCGAGTCCGATGCGCCTTCGACTGACCGCCTTGTTCCTGACGCTCCTGATGTCGGCCGCGCACGCTGCGCCTGTGCCGCAGCAGGTCGACATCCCGCTGTCGTCGGGCGTCCTGCATGCGCAGCTCTACAAGCCCGAGGGCGAGGGGCCATTTCCGGCCGTGATCGCGCTGCATGGCTGCGGCGGGCTCAGTGGCCATTCCGATTCCGTACTGCCGCGCTATCGCGACTGGGCCGAGCGGCTGCTTAGGGCCGGCAACGCCGTGCTGCTGCCTGACAGCTACGGCTCGCGCGAGCTCGGGCCGCAATGTCGCGTCAAGGAGATGCACGTCAAGGCGCGGCGTGAACGCGTCACCGACATCGCAGCGTCACGCGCCTGGCTGATGAAGCAGAGCTGGGTGGCGCGCGACCGTGTCAGCCTGATCGGCTGGGCCAACGGCGCCAGTGCGCTGCTGTGGGCCGTGCGGCCGCAGAGCGCGGCGCGCGATTTGAGCCCGGATTTTCGCGCCGCGGTCGCCTTCTATCCCGATTGCCGGATCTCCGCCGGCCTCGGCTGGAGCACGCGGGTGCCGACCCTGGTGCTGATCGGCGCCGATGACGACGTGTCGTCGCCGCCGGCCTGCCGCCAGATGGTGGACGGCGCGCGCGGCCGCAGCGCGCTCGCGCGCATCGTGGTCTATCCCGGCGCCTATCATGATTTCGACCGCGC from Bradyrhizobium zhanjiangense includes these protein-coding regions:
- a CDS encoding TadE/TadG family type IV pilus assembly protein, with amino-acid sequence MDPRRLCSHSFDAPFGPERHARRRERAVSLLERFARDQSGSYVIISALLMPVLVGTAGLGTEVGWWYYKHKNMQSAADSGAVSAATAASAGTDPSSEAKAVTANYGYANGANNVTVTVNQPPKTGNHTSNSQAIEVIVSQPQQRLLSALFGSDPVLITARSVALPNSGTGCVLALNSSASPAVNVSGGNQLNLIKCNLYSNSSASPSLNVAGSASVAANQVGVVGDVSGASSITATNGVKTHILPVADPYANVSPPARPSCTNGKIVVNSNGKTTSLDPGCYTGSITVNAGAVLNLNPGIYYLDGASLSVAGNATITGSGVTLVFTGSGSNWGTASIGSNATVDLTAPTSGATKGIVMYGDRNMPAGTAFNLTGGSTQNFGGAIYLPKANLSFSGGNGTSTSCTKIIADTLTFSGTSNLQVNCTALGTATIGSQTAQLIE
- a CDS encoding DUF2093 domain-containing protein, coding for MLNKFGPSGHGEAQVQYLDGDFRVISPGTYVRCAITDTRIPLDELKYWSVDLQEAYATPAAVLQRHFPGAPKPQG
- a CDS encoding dienelactone hydrolase family protein, which codes for MRLRLTALFLTLLMSAAHAAPVPQQVDIPLSSGVLHAQLYKPEGEGPFPAVIALHGCGGLSGHSDSVLPRYRDWAERLLRAGNAVLLPDSYGSRELGPQCRVKEMHVKARRERVTDIAASRAWLMKQSWVARDRVSLIGWANGASALLWAVRPQSAARDLSPDFRAAVAFYPDCRISAGLGWSTRVPTLVLIGADDDVSSPPACRQMVDGARGRSALARIVVYPGAYHDFDRANTPLHAAAGGTDVAAPEHGHLGTDAQARAESQKDVAEWLAR